From Canis lupus baileyi chromosome 16, mCanLup2.hap1, whole genome shotgun sequence:
TTGTGGGACCCATGGTGACTTGGCAAGAGCTGTTTGCATTCAGCTTGCTGCCTGCATCTGTGGTTCACGTCTCAGGTACCCTGCTGGTGGTCTCTACTGGGCGGCCAAGGCCTGCTGCCCTAGCTTAAGGGAAACTCACGGATGGTCTGGAGCTCACGGTGCAGCTCTGGGCCGGGTGCAGCTCACGAATGGTCTGTGTGGTCGGGTAGGTCCCTGAGAAAAAGCTGAAGCTGGTGATGGCAGACAAGGAGCTGTACCGCGCCTGCGCGGTGGAGGTGAAGCGGCAGATCTGGCAGGACAACCAGGCGCTATTTGGGGACGAAGTGTCCCCGCTGCTGAAGCAGTACATCTTGGAGAAGGAGAGCGCGCTCTTCAGCACTGAGCTCTCCGTCCTGCACAACTTCTTCAGTCCCTCCCCAAAGGCGAGGCGCCAGGGCGAGGTGAGGCGGGGGCACCCTGAccacccctcctcacccctctgcATATTTCACAGGGTTCTGCTCCTGAGATGGGTGGGCTTGGCTGCAGGGCTGGCCCGGGAGCTGTGGGATGTAAGCCTCTGGTGGTGGGTCTCTGGTTGGTGTACCTGGTGCTAGGTGACTCGGCAGGCCTTTCTGGTTTTCTGGTTTTCATCGTGTCTTCTTTTCGTCTgggaaatttttaagatttttttttttaagattttatttattcatgagaataacacagagagagagagagagaggcagagacaggcagagggagaaacaggctccatgtggggaggccgatgtgggactcaatcccaggactccaagagcatgccctgggctgaaggcaagtgctgagccacccaggtgtcccaagatttttttttttttttttttaagattttatccatttattcatgagaggcacagagaggcagaggcgcaggcagagggagaaggaggttccctgtggggagtgcAACGTGGGactgatcacaccctgagctgaaggcagacgcttaaccactgaaccactcaggcgtccctttttttatgatcttatttttaagtcatcctTACACCccgtgtggggcttgaattcacaatctcaagatcaagagatggatgctctactgactgagcggGCCAGgcaccctctcccttcccttcccttcccttcccttcccttcccttcccttccctcccctcccctcccctcccctcccctcccctcccctcccctcccctcccctcccctccccagaggttgGGGTATTTGCCTGGGGCACCCACAGTTTGTAGGGAGCAAACACTACAGAGTGAATGTCACGTGCTGGTGACCAGAGCTCAAGAGGTGGACAAGGGCTGCGGAGacctgaggtcacagagcaaggTGAGGCAGGGCTGGGAATGAAGAGGAGGAGCCAGGCCAGGGTGTGAGCCCGGGCTCAGCAGAGGAGCAGGCTGATGGTCTGGGAGAGGCTTCTGTGGCTGGAGCGAGAGCAGATGGGCAAGTAGGTAGGGGATGAGCTCAGGAGGGCTGGAGGCCACTGTGGAGACTTGGCTTTTCCCAGTGAGTTGGGGGTCCCTAAAGTCCCCTGACTTGCTCCAGCATGACAGCTTAACAGAGGATGACGGTGATGGTGGCAAGCCAACCACATCCTGGTTGAGTGTCACTGGGTGTTTTGTTGGTTCTTGGCTTTCTCACCTGGGGTTTTGTGCTTGGTTTGTGACGTGGGATCTGACCTAATGTTTTCTCCCAGGACCTGGCCAGTGATTGTAGTACTAGCTCCTGCCTGTGGTCTCTTGCCTCCTAAGCCAGGGTCCCCCTGTGGGGCCTGAGTCCTTCCTACTGTGTGACCTGCACCACTGCAGGAGGAGAGTGCTGTGGCAGGTTCACGTGTCACTCATGGTCCTCAGGGTGTGGCTCAGGCCCGGGGGCCATGGCTCTGTGCCCAGCTGGGTTGTGGTCAGGGCAGGCACATGGCAGCTCTCGTCCATACTGGGGGTACCCACTGGGTGGGTGCTGAGATGCAGGCTGCTCTCCAGGTCCGCTGTGTACATCAGGGTCCCTGAGGCCTGCTAAAGAGGCCTTGCCCAGAGCCCTTGAGGTGGCTTGTTCCATGCTCACTATTTCTGCCATCCCTGCTCGTCTTTGCACTCAATGTCCAGCCTGGTGCTGTTGGGGTGCTATGGGGTCCATTGCCCCAGGTTGTCCTGTGCATTCTTTGCACCATTAGAGCAAGAGGTCCCGCTCTTGTGCACAGCCAATGTGCAGTGAGCAGCATTCCCTCATGCTGGCTGTGGCGGTGCGGCAGGAACTTTCTGCGTGGGGTGTGGGTTGCAGAGGTGGGTGGTCCCTGCCGAGGAATGAGGGCAGGGTGTGAGGTTGCCACAGGGCTTCAAGCTTTGGGAAAATCCAGGGAGTGAGGTGGCCCAGGCTGGGCTTTAGATAGTAGTGAGGTCTTGACTGTGTGGCCGATGTCTGTCATGTGGGCCTCAGTATCCTTGTTCCACCTGAGTATCCACGGGTCAGGCAGGTGGCAGACCTCCTGGGCGGCTCTGAGGAGTCAGGGTCCCAGGCCCGGGGCCTTTGAAAGAAGCTGGGGGATCTGATGTGGGCTTGCTCTCCTTCAGAACCAGAAATGCCACCACCTGACACAGAGAAGGCGTCTTGTGAGAGAGGATGCTCTTAATGCCAAACAAGTAGAAGGGCTGAGTGTGGGGATAGGGCAGTGCTGCCCCTGGGGCTGTTGGTGAGACTATGGCGTGGGGTCCTACCCTCCAGGTGGTTCAGAAGCTGACACAAATGGTGGGAAAGAACGTGAAGCTGTACGACATGGTGCTGCAGTTCCTGCGGACCCTCTTCCTGCGGACACGGAACGTGCACTACTGTACCCTGCGGGCTGAGCTACTCATGTCCCTGCACGAGCTGGACGTTGGCGACATCTGCTCTGTGGACCCCTGCCACAAGGTGGCAGCCTCATgtacccccctgccccccacccagcccctgccccacctctgccCACCAGGCTCAGGGGCAGGGGGTAACTTCTAGGCTCCTGAGTCAGAGCCACCTGTACCTCCCTTATTTGCCTGCCCTATTTCTTCCCCTGCTCCAGAGTCCTTGGGTGCTGTGCTCCAGGGATGGTGCTTTCCGCACCGCCCTTGTCCCCTGCGTGGGTGTAGTGCAGCCTGTGACATCTGTGGTGTCAGGGTGAGACTGGTCTCTGCCCCGATGACAGGTCcccagagaggcacagacatctCCGTGGACCACCTGGCCCGCTGGGCATGTGACCATGCGAGGCATTGGGTTCTGTTGCTCACATGAGGCTTGGGCATGGGTCTTGCCTGAGCAGTGACTACAAGTGCCGCCTAGAGGCCATGGCCTCTGGTTACGTCATGACTGTGCTTCCTCTCCGCAGTTTACCTGGTGCCTGGACGCCTGCATTCGTGAGCGGTTTGTGGACAGCAAGAGGGCCCGGGAGCTGCAGGGATTTCTGGATGGAGTGAAGAAGGGGCAGGAGCAGGTCCTGGGGTAAGCACTGGCATTTTGCAGGAGCCCCCAGGGTCCTGTCCACAGCTGTCTGGACAAGCAGGCCGTGTCCATAGTTTAATATGCTTTAGAACTGCCTGGCACTTGTGCGCACGGCAGAGAgacctggctgctggggctgaggctgTCAGAGTTTGGGGTGATCTGGGGCCTGGGTTGGGGCTCTGCTGTGTGCAGTAGTTGGGGCCTGTCCCAGGGGCCATGGTGCTGGTGGGATCTGGCTCCCAGCATTGCCTTCTCTCTGTGACCATCTCTGTGGGATCCTGGATGAGCTTACAGAATCAGGGTCGGGTTTTCAGAACCAAAACAGGAGcttaatttatttgtaatttttattttttttatttaaaaacattttaaaacttattcatttgagagagcacaagtaggaggggcagagggaaagggagaagcagactccctgctgagtagggagtctgacataggactcgattccaggactctggatcatgatctgagctgaaggcagatgcccaactgacagccacccaggagccctgagagcttaattttttaaaaattaaaaaattttggcTTTTCATTGTTTTGAGTAAGTTAAAGATAAGTTATGAACAGCAAAGTTGTTTTTGGAAGATATCCAGAGTGGGTGGGCAGGCCTGCTGTGTGTGGAGGGGCCATTCTCCCCAGCCTGTGGCTGTGCCAGGTTAGTGCAACATGCTCATCCTCACAGGGATCTGTCCATGATCCTGTGTGACCCCTTTGCCATCAACACCCTGTCGCTGAGCACCGTCAGGCACCTGCAGGAGCTGGTCGGCCAGGAGACACTGCCCAGGGTGAGCGCCCTGCGTGGATGTGTGAGTGTGGGCAGCCGATGGCCAGGTCTGTGCTGCCCCAGTGAGTGGACGTGCTCCTGGTGGATGGTGGGCATGTGGAGCCTGGGAGCAAAGCTGATGCTTCTGGCTGCAGCACAAGGACCCTGCTGGGCTACAAGTGATTTcggtgggggagggaggcccgGGTGAACACGTGCTGAGGCCCTGGCCTTTCCATAGGACAGCCCTGacctcctcctgctgctcaggTTGCTGGCCCTGGGCCAGGGGGCGTGGGACATGATCGACAGCCAGGTCTTCAAGGAGCCCAAGATGGTAACAGGACTCGGGTGGGACTGTTTCTGCGGCTTTCTTGAGAGGGTCTGTGGGGCCAAGGAAGTCAGCAAGGTGGGGTGTTGGGAGATGGGAAGGAGGGACAGGCCTTTAGGCTGATGTCCAGGAAAGACAGATGTGAGGTGGGCGGGCGAGGGGTGGGGTACGCTGCAGGACCACTTGTGGGTTTTCTCTTGGCCTAGGAGGTGGAGCTCATCACCAGGTTCCTGCCCATGCTCATGTCCTTTGTGGTGGACGACCACACCTTCAACGTGGATCAGAAGCTCCCAGCTGAGGAGAAGGCCCCAGTCACATACCCCAACACGCTTCCAGAGAGTTTCACTAAGTATGGGCTCCGGGAGAAAGGGTGGGGGTGCCCTGCTGCCCTCTGGAGCCCCTCCTGGCTTCATAGAGCATGCAGCTCAGGGTGGCCCATCCATGCTGGCCCAGATTTCTGCAGGAGCAGCGC
This genomic window contains:
- the NELFB gene encoding negative elongation factor B yields the protein MFAGLQDLGVANGEDLKETLTNCTEPLKAIEQFQTENGVLLPSLQSALPFLDLHGTPRLEFHQSVFDELRDKLLERVSAIASEGKAEERYKKLEDLLEKSFSLVKMPSLQPVVMCVMKHLPKVPEKKLKLVMADKELYRACAVEVKRQIWQDNQALFGDEVSPLLKQYILEKESALFSTELSVLHNFFSPSPKARRQGEVVQKLTQMVGKNVKLYDMVLQFLRTLFLRTRNVHYCTLRAELLMSLHELDVGDICSVDPCHKFTWCLDACIRERFVDSKRARELQGFLDGVKKGQEQVLGDLSMILCDPFAINTLSLSTVRHLQELVGQETLPRDSPDLLLLLRLLALGQGAWDMIDSQVFKEPKMEVELITRFLPMLMSFVVDDHTFNVDQKLPAEEKAPVTYPNTLPESFTKFLQEQRMACEVGLYYVLHITKQRNKNALLRLLPGLVETFGDLAFGDIFLHLLMGNLALLADEFALEDFCRSLFDGFLLTASPRKENVQRHVLRLLIHLHHRVAPSKLEALRKALEPTGQSGEAVKELYSQLGEKLEQLEHRKPSPAQAAETPALELPLPTVSTPAGL